A window of the Gossypium hirsutum isolate 1008001.06 chromosome A03, Gossypium_hirsutum_v2.1, whole genome shotgun sequence genome harbors these coding sequences:
- the LOC107963695 gene encoding TVP38/TMEM64 family membrane protein slr0305: protein MTFNDDNNDDEGGEVVPELKLRVEGNDDVNEKRVSLRQRLLEECEAEENNSLLKEPGFSSQSRRSIWYWIKLGILLTFLGLLVAVFLKWVGPFFMDKELMPLIKWEMATFSTPMLAVLIFASVALFPTIFLPSSPSMWVAGMAFGYGFGFLLIISAAAVGVSLPFFIGSLFLHRIQGWLEKYPKKAAFLRAAGGGNWLHQFKAVALIRLSPFPYILYNYCAVATHVEYGPYILGSLVGMVPEIFISIYTGTLIQTLADSSQERHGLSAVQILLNVGGFLITLVAIIVFTVYAKRQLRKLQREEELV, encoded by the exons ATGACTTTCAATGATGATAACAATGATGATGAGGGAGGAGAAGTGGTGCCGGAGCTGAAATTACGAGTTGAGGGTAATGATGATGTTAATGAGAAAAGGGTAAGTTTGAGACAGAGATTATTAGAAGAATGTGAAGCGGAAGAGAATAATTCTTTGTTAAAAGAGCCAGGTTTTTCTTCTCAATCGAGAAGGTCTATTTGGTACTGGATCAAGTTGGGAATTTTACTTACCTTTCTAGGGTTACTGGTTGCTGTTTTTCTCAAATGGGTTGGCCCTTTTTTCATGGATAAG GAGCTAATGCCTTTAATTAAATGGGAGATGGCAACCTTTAGTACACCAATGCTGGCAGTTCTAATCTTTGCTTCTGTGGCATTATTCCCCACGATATTTCTCCCCTCTTCACCATCTATGTGGGTTGCCGGGATGGCATTCGGTTATGGTTTTGGATTTCTACTAATCATCTCCGCAGCTGCTGTGGGTGTATCATTGCCATTCTTTATCGGCTCTCTTTTCCTTCACAGGATTCAA GGCTGGTTAGAAAAATATCCTAAGAAAGCTGCCTTTCTGAGAGCAGCTGGTGGAGGAAATTGGCTTCATCAGTTTAAAGCTGTAGCATTAATCAGACTCTCTCCATTcccatatattttatataattactgTGCAGTTGCAACACATGTTGAGTATGGACCTTATATCTTGGGATCTTTGGTAGGAATGGTGCCAGAAATTTTTATTTCGATATACAC TGGCACCCTCATACAAACATTGGCAGACTCTTCACAAGAACGTCATGGCTTATCAGCTGTACAGATTTTGTTAAACGTTGGTGGTTTCCTCATAACTCTGGTGGCAATAATTGTTTTCACAGTTTACGCGAAACGTCAGCTAAGAAAATTGCAGAGAGAAGAAGAATTGGTATAG